The following proteins are co-located in the Oncorhynchus keta strain PuntledgeMale-10-30-2019 unplaced genomic scaffold, Oket_V2 Un_contig_5395_pilon_pilon, whole genome shotgun sequence genome:
- the LOC127925261 gene encoding eukaryotic translation initiation factor 3 subunit A-like, translating into MASVLALCWFGMASVLALCWFGMASVLALCWFGMASVLALCWFGMASVLALCWFGMASALALCWFAMVGGPRGEVWNTGGPQGEVWNTGGPQGEVWNGWGSPRRGLEHWGSLRRGLEHWGSPRRGLEHWGSPRRGLEHWGSPRRGLEHWGSPRRGLEWLGVPKERFGMAGGPQGEVWNGWGSPRRGLEHWGSPRRGLEWLGVPEERFGTLGVPKERFGTLGVPEERFGTLGVPEERFGTLGVPEERFGTLGVPKERFGTLGVPEERFGTLGVPEERFGTLGVPEERFGTLGVPEERFGTLGVPEERFGTLGVPEERFGTLGVPEERFGMAGGPQGEVWNTGGPQGEVWNTGGP; encoded by the exons ATGGCTAGCGTGTTAGCTCTTTGTTGGTTTGGAATGGCTAGCGTGTTAGCTCTTTGTTGGTTTGGAATGGCTAGCGTGTTAGCTCTTTGTTGGTTTGGAATGGCTAGCGTGTTAGCTCTTTGTTGGTTTGGAATGGCTAGCGTGTTAGCTCTTTGTTGGTTTGGAATGGCTAGCGCGTTAGCTCTTTGTTGGTTTGCAATGGTtgggggtccccgaggagaggtttggaacactgggggtccccaaggagag gtttggaacactgggggtccccaaggagaggtttggaacggctgggggtccccgaggagaggtttggaacactgggggtccctgaggagaggtttggaacactgggggtccccaaggagag gtttggaacactgggggtccccaaggagaggtttggaacactgggggtccccaaggagaggtttggaacactgggggtccccaaggagag gtttggaatggctgggggtccccaaggagaggtttggaatggctgggggtccccaaggagag gtttggaacggctgggggtccccaaggagaggtttggaacactgggggtccccaaggagaggtttggaatggctgggggtccctgaggagag gtttggaacactgggggtccccaaggagaggtttggaacactgggggtccctgaggagag gtttggaacactgggggtccccgaggagaggtttggaacactgggggtccctgaggagaggtttggaacactgggggtccccaaggagag gtttggaacactgggggtccccgaggagaggtttggaacactgggggtccctgaggagaggtttggaacactgggggtccccgaggagaggtttggaacactgggggtccccgaggagaggtttggaacactgggggtccctgaggagaggtttggaacactgggggtccctgaggagaggtttggaacactgggggtccctgaggagaggtttggaatggctgggggtccccaaggagaggtttggaacactgggggtccccaaggagag gtttggaacactgggggtccctga